The following are encoded together in the Citrobacter arsenatis genome:
- the ydhT gene encoding protein YdhT, translating to MYRWFLRAFPAGGSYADVHRALQREGYTDWANSLVEYGWSKWREEASFVQQDISAMGNISRVQTAGETSRPLASAEDNARFSCSGDNVKIASTGYAAQIASAGYSARIGSVGYNAHIGSSGDRGRIAVAGNSARISSVGDGTRIASTGMRVRISSLGDRNRIASSGDLTQLACFGAESKIANCADNIHIIASGENAVVASTGAVDSIILGPGGCAALAYHDGERMRFALAVEGENNIRAGVKYRLNEDHQFVEC from the coding sequence ATGTATCGCTGGTTTCTACGAGCTTTTCCCGCTGGTGGAAGTTATGCCGATGTCCATCGTGCGCTCCAGCGGGAAGGGTATACAGATTGGGCGAATAGTCTGGTGGAATACGGCTGGTCAAAATGGCGGGAAGAGGCGAGTTTTGTCCAGCAGGATATCAGCGCAATGGGGAATATTTCCCGTGTGCAAACGGCGGGGGAAACCAGCCGCCCGCTGGCGAGTGCGGAAGATAATGCCCGATTTAGCTGTTCAGGCGATAACGTTAAAATCGCCAGCACCGGGTATGCCGCCCAGATCGCCAGCGCAGGCTACAGCGCACGTATAGGCAGCGTAGGCTATAACGCGCATATCGGCAGTTCCGGCGATCGCGGGCGAATTGCGGTGGCGGGAAATTCAGCGCGTATCAGTAGCGTGGGCGACGGGACGCGTATCGCCAGTACCGGTATGCGCGTGCGCATCAGTTCGCTCGGCGACCGAAACCGGATTGCCAGCAGCGGCGATTTAACTCAGTTGGCCTGCTTTGGTGCAGAGTCGAAAATCGCCAACTGCGCGGACAACATCCACATTATTGCCAGCGGAGAGAATGCTGTTGTAGCCAGTACCGGCGCTGTGGATTCGATAATACTCGGGCCCGGCGGCTGTGCGGCGCTGGCCTATCACGATGGCGAGAGAATGCGTTTTGCGCTTGCCGTTGAAGGGGAAAATAACATTCGGGCGGGCGTAAAATATCGGCTCAACGAAGACCATCAGTTCGTGGAATGTTGA
- the phsC gene encoding thiosulfate reductase cytochrome B subunit: protein MNASQNAEQFHAQLAQYVPLFSPDYWPVWLVIAGLMLVGMWLVLALHAMLRFRAAHKASAGHGEKVYLYSKAVRLWHWSNALLFLLLLVSGLVNHFSAVSAPAMKTLLTVHEVCGFLLLACWIGFVLINLIGGNGHHYIIQRQGWIARAQRQTRFYLFGIMQGESHPFPASKRSKFNPLQQAAYVGVMYGLLPLLLISGLLSLYPTVVGDLFPGVRYWLLQAHFALAIVSLFFIFGHLYLCTTGRTPGETFRCMVDGYHRH, encoded by the coding sequence ATGAACGCGTCGCAAAATGCCGAACAGTTTCACGCCCAGCTTGCGCAGTATGTTCCCCTGTTTTCACCGGACTATTGGCCTGTGTGGTTGGTCATTGCCGGGTTGATGCTGGTGGGAATGTGGCTGGTGCTGGCGCTACATGCCATGCTGCGTTTTCGGGCGGCGCATAAAGCGTCGGCAGGGCACGGTGAAAAGGTCTATTTATATTCGAAGGCCGTTCGTTTGTGGCACTGGTCGAATGCGCTGCTGTTTCTGCTACTTCTGGTCAGTGGCCTGGTTAATCACTTCTCCGCCGTCAGCGCGCCGGCGATGAAAACCCTGCTTACCGTGCATGAGGTCTGTGGCTTTTTGCTGCTGGCCTGCTGGATTGGTTTTGTCCTGATCAACCTGATTGGCGGCAACGGACATCACTATATTATTCAACGTCAGGGCTGGATCGCACGCGCGCAAAGACAAACGCGTTTTTACCTGTTTGGTATTATGCAGGGTGAATCACATCCTTTCCCGGCATCAAAGCGTTCTAAATTCAATCCGCTACAGCAGGCGGCCTATGTTGGCGTGATGTATGGTTTGCTGCCACTGCTGCTGATCTCGGGGTTGTTATCGCTCTATCCGACGGTTGTCGGCGACCTGTTCCCCGGCGTGCGTTACTGGCTGCTTCAGGCGCACTTCGCGCTGGCGATTGTCAGTCTGTTTTTCATTTTTGGGCATCTTTATCTCTGCACTACGGGCCGCACGCCGGGCGAAACCTTCAGGTGTATGGTGGATGGCTATCACCGGCATTAA
- a CDS encoding YdhW family putative oxidoreductase system protein yields MTNVSNVLAPVEALPDEVDSQKRQWLQAFHPPVQRVAAPQVQEPVSPESIVADFIRQHSASGQLVARSVFLQPPYSVPEDDLCALLDALCQDAKNADITRVQGAEDVYFYSTQTMTANYAGMCVQVVENDICRAIAEAVRFDGRTYPRPYKVAMLMQPPYSFDSQQIAAALTAMETHPDYADIRTVESSNAEPYLFSERFMSYGKAYGLCEWLEVEQYQNP; encoded by the coding sequence ATGACTAACGTGAGCAACGTTCTGGCACCTGTTGAGGCGCTTCCTGACGAGGTTGATAGCCAAAAGAGACAATGGCTACAGGCGTTTCACCCGCCGGTACAGCGGGTGGCTGCGCCGCAGGTTCAGGAACCCGTCAGCCCGGAGTCGATTGTGGCAGATTTTATCCGCCAGCATTCAGCATCGGGACAGCTGGTGGCGCGCAGCGTGTTTCTGCAGCCACCTTATTCGGTCCCTGAAGACGATCTCTGCGCGTTGCTGGATGCGCTGTGTCAGGACGCGAAAAACGCGGATATCACCCGTGTGCAGGGCGCGGAAGATGTCTACTTCTACTCAACGCAAACCATGACGGCAAACTATGCCGGCATGTGCGTGCAGGTGGTGGAAAACGATATCTGCCGCGCGATTGCCGAGGCGGTACGCTTCGACGGTCGCACGTATCCTCGCCCCTATAAGGTCGCCATGTTGATGCAGCCGCCGTATAGCTTTGATTCTCAACAGATTGCAGCTGCGCTCACGGCCATGGAAACGCACCCAGATTACGCAGACATACGGACTGTGGAATCGTCAAATGCGGAGCCTTATTTGTTCAGCGAACGTTTTATGAGTTATGGCAAAGCGTACGGCCTGTGCGAATGGCTAGAGGTTGAGCAGTATCAGAACCCCTGA
- a CDS encoding amino acid ABC transporter permease, which produces MHAMDWQGVLSGQPLQWIISGFLTTLWVTLAGIVLATLIAIALLGLRLTDNRLAKAVVGVWVSVFRNTPLLVQLMFWYFAAWNWLPRDVITFINAEHPWSILPGDVWWLTPEFICSAWGLGVFTSAFLVEEIASGLQAVSTGQREAAVAQGFSSWAIFRHILLPQGLANAWQPIVGQYLNLMKLSSLASGIGFADLTYQVRQIESYNAHALEAFAIGTVLYLFTGIVLGMLLTRLGPQSASGKLSKVRTRIFSDRSIQHDR; this is translated from the coding sequence ATGCATGCAATGGACTGGCAGGGGGTGCTGAGCGGGCAACCTCTGCAATGGATAATTTCCGGTTTTCTCACCACGCTCTGGGTGACGCTGGCTGGTATCGTGCTCGCCACGCTCATTGCCATCGCCCTCCTCGGTCTGCGCCTGACGGACAATCGCCTCGCCAAAGCGGTGGTCGGCGTGTGGGTCTCAGTGTTTCGCAACACACCTTTACTGGTGCAACTGATGTTCTGGTATTTTGCCGCATGGAACTGGTTACCCCGCGACGTCATTACCTTTATCAATGCTGAGCATCCATGGTCTATTCTGCCGGGGGATGTCTGGTGGTTAACGCCAGAGTTTATCTGTTCAGCGTGGGGGCTGGGCGTATTTACCTCGGCATTTTTGGTCGAGGAGATCGCTTCTGGTTTGCAGGCGGTATCTACCGGACAACGCGAAGCCGCTGTGGCGCAAGGTTTTTCATCCTGGGCAATTTTTCGCCACATTCTGCTGCCGCAGGGGCTGGCAAACGCCTGGCAACCCATTGTTGGGCAATATCTCAACCTGATGAAGCTCTCCTCACTTGCCAGCGGTATTGGATTTGCTGACCTCACCTACCAGGTACGGCAAATTGAGAGCTACAACGCGCACGCACTGGAAGCCTTTGCCATTGGCACCGTGCTCTATCTGTTTACCGGCATCGTTCTGGGTATGCTGCTTACGCGTCTTGGCCCGCAGTCTGCGTCGGGTAAATTGTCAAAAGTAAGAACGCGCATCTTCAGCGACAGGAGCATCCAGCATGATCGCTAA
- a CDS encoding ABC transporter substrate-binding protein, which translates to MATKTYRAKRTLLALGVLLASGFTVSQAQADQLADIKAAGVVKVATFDANPPFGSIDAKTHQIVGYDVDFAEALAKSLGVKLELVATNPANRIPLLQSGKADLIVADITITPERAQVIDFSVPYFVTGQQFLVPAKSPDKLDEYSKARIGAVKGTTGEQALHQRFPQSRVLAYDDIPLALTALRNGNVQAITQDSTILAGLLGGAPDKADFKILPDLLSKEEIGVGVKKGEPALLKAVNDELLKLESTGQAAKIYDVWFGPETKNPQPRAFKIEAK; encoded by the coding sequence ATGGCAACGAAAACTTACCGCGCAAAAAGAACACTGCTGGCACTCGGCGTACTGTTGGCCTCAGGCTTTACCGTCTCGCAGGCCCAGGCCGACCAACTGGCTGACATCAAGGCCGCTGGCGTCGTAAAAGTCGCGACATTCGACGCGAATCCGCCGTTTGGCTCCATCGATGCGAAAACGCATCAGATTGTCGGCTACGACGTTGATTTTGCCGAAGCGCTGGCCAAATCCCTTGGCGTAAAACTGGAACTGGTCGCGACCAATCCGGCAAACCGCATTCCGTTATTACAATCCGGTAAAGCCGATTTAATCGTCGCGGATATTACGATTACACCTGAGCGAGCGCAGGTAATAGATTTCTCCGTCCCCTATTTTGTTACCGGCCAGCAGTTCCTTGTGCCAGCAAAATCTCCGGACAAGCTCGATGAATACAGCAAAGCGCGAATTGGCGCGGTAAAAGGCACCACCGGTGAGCAGGCGCTACATCAGCGCTTCCCGCAGTCACGCGTACTGGCTTATGACGATATCCCACTGGCGTTAACCGCATTGCGCAACGGCAACGTTCAGGCCATCACCCAGGACAGTACAATTCTCGCCGGTTTATTAGGCGGTGCGCCGGATAAAGCAGATTTCAAAATTCTACCAGACCTATTGAGCAAAGAAGAGATCGGTGTGGGGGTGAAAAAAGGTGAGCCTGCGCTGTTAAAAGCCGTCAATGATGAGCTTTTGAAGCTGGAATCTACCGGGCAGGCGGCCAAAATTTATGATGTCTGGTTTGGTCCTGAAACCAAAAATCCGCAACCCCGCGCCTTTAAAATAGAAGCCAAGTAA
- a CDS encoding amino acid ABC transporter permease — protein sequence MIANITVITDNLDYLLWGRVAEGQPGGVLLTVLMAIGAAILALPGGIILACCAWRFPGAVRNVLFIWAEFIRGIPLIFVIFWMWYLLPMMTGSDLPGAVTVTLALAWFTAASVMHSVYAGISALPGGQYDAAVVQGFRPYQALWLILLPQVLRNVLPSLTGIFIGLLKDTSLAFIVNVPELTTVAGQVNSRVQIYPAAIFIFTGLVYYLLCLSLEKITQRRFALK from the coding sequence ATGATCGCTAATATTACGGTCATTACCGACAATCTTGACTATCTCCTGTGGGGACGTGTGGCCGAAGGTCAGCCCGGCGGCGTTCTGCTCACTGTGCTGATGGCGATCGGCGCGGCGATACTGGCGTTACCTGGCGGGATAATTCTTGCCTGCTGCGCCTGGCGATTTCCGGGCGCGGTTCGCAACGTATTGTTTATCTGGGCAGAATTTATTCGCGGCATTCCGCTCATCTTTGTGATTTTCTGGATGTGGTATTTGCTCCCCATGATGACCGGAAGCGATCTCCCTGGTGCCGTTACCGTGACGCTGGCGTTGGCATGGTTTACCGCCGCCTCGGTGATGCACTCGGTGTATGCAGGAATTAGCGCGCTGCCAGGCGGGCAATATGACGCGGCAGTGGTTCAGGGTTTTCGCCCTTATCAGGCTCTGTGGCTTATCTTGCTACCGCAGGTGCTGCGTAACGTACTGCCGTCGCTAACGGGGATATTTATTGGATTACTGAAGGACACGTCACTGGCGTTTATCGTTAACGTCCCGGAACTCACGACGGTTGCCGGTCAGGTTAACAGTCGGGTGCAAATCTACCCGGCAGCCATTTTTATCTTTACCGGACTGGTCTATTACCTGCTGTGCTTGAGCCTGGAGAAAATCACCCAACGCCGCTTCGCGCTGAAATGA
- a CDS encoding 2-dehydro-3-deoxy-6-phosphogalactonate aldolase, with protein sequence MDSVDFASLWQKTPLPMIAILRGLTPEEAPEIGDVLLEAGFTWLEVPLNSPRAFDSITLLRERVGQRAVVGAGTVLTAEQVDRVVDAGGQVVISPNMNPSVIRRSRERGAISLPGVATPSEAFAALDAGASGLKFYPAEMISPDILQAMCVVLPPHVVCMPVGGIVAESQQLQSWCRAGAKGFGCGGGLYRAGADSKQVRHNALAYAQAWQQVNCRA encoded by the coding sequence ATGGACAGTGTTGACTTTGCCTCCTTATGGCAGAAAACGCCGCTTCCGATGATCGCGATTTTACGCGGTCTGACGCCAGAGGAAGCGCCGGAAATTGGCGATGTATTGCTGGAGGCGGGCTTTACGTGGCTTGAAGTACCGCTAAATTCTCCGCGAGCGTTCGATTCAATTACGCTGCTACGTGAACGCGTCGGCCAGCGTGCTGTTGTCGGGGCGGGTACGGTACTGACGGCGGAGCAGGTTGATCGTGTCGTCGATGCAGGCGGACAGGTAGTTATATCGCCAAATATGAATCCCTCGGTAATCCGCCGCAGCAGAGAGCGAGGGGCTATCAGTTTACCGGGTGTCGCCACGCCGAGCGAAGCGTTTGCGGCCCTGGACGCTGGCGCAAGTGGTTTGAAGTTTTATCCTGCGGAAATGATCTCCCCAGATATCCTGCAGGCTATGTGCGTGGTACTACCACCTCACGTAGTTTGTATGCCGGTCGGCGGTATTGTTGCCGAGTCGCAGCAGTTGCAAAGCTGGTGCCGGGCGGGAGCGAAAGGGTTTGGCTGCGGTGGCGGTTTATATCGTGCGGGCGCAGATAGCAAACAGGTTCGGCATAACGCGTTGGCCTATGCTCAGGCATGGCAACAGGTTAATTGCAGGGCGTAG
- a CDS encoding MFS transporter produces MNTRTLDSENKNAVYRKVTRRLIPFLILCYFFAYLDRVNVGFAKLHMQDALNLSDTVYGIGAGIFFIGYFIFEVPSNLLMQRFGPRFWIARIMASWAVLSALTMFVTTPTQFYVVRFLLGVAEAGFFPGIVYYLTLWFPSWRSARTLGLFILVTPLSTIIGSPLSGLILKMFEGVGHLHNWQWLFLVEAIPSFLLAFVVLRYLDNDVKSAKWLSNDEKALIEQDLQKDQLDKVAANAGMPQHSLSAMFRNRFVWLLALIFFSFNIGYYGINFWLPSIIKSSGVQDDFAIGLLAAVPYIFGAACMLWNSRHSDLKQERRWHIAIPAIVGAIGLTLSALNEGSTFWMMAWICVAMSGTLSLIPTYISLPGTLLSGTAAAAGIALVNSIGNLAGFFGPTVLGWLKDTTGSTSSGLYILAGFLVLCAPLIFLIPARLINPRDRQASKPIENNVLTKRGHI; encoded by the coding sequence ATGAATACGCGTACCCTCGATTCTGAAAACAAAAATGCGGTTTATCGTAAAGTTACCCGACGACTGATTCCGTTTTTAATCCTGTGTTATTTCTTCGCATATCTTGATCGTGTGAATGTGGGCTTTGCCAAACTCCACATGCAGGATGCGCTAAATCTTAGCGATACGGTTTATGGAATTGGCGCGGGTATCTTTTTTATCGGTTACTTTATTTTTGAAGTGCCGAGCAACTTGCTGATGCAGCGCTTTGGTCCTCGTTTTTGGATTGCGCGCATCATGGCCAGTTGGGCGGTGTTGTCTGCACTGACGATGTTCGTTACCACGCCAACCCAGTTCTACGTTGTGCGTTTTTTACTTGGTGTGGCAGAGGCCGGTTTCTTTCCGGGTATCGTTTACTATTTAACCTTATGGTTTCCTTCATGGCGTTCGGCGCGCACGCTCGGGTTGTTTATTCTGGTCACGCCGTTATCCACCATTATCGGCAGTCCGCTTTCAGGGCTGATCCTGAAGATGTTTGAAGGTGTTGGCCATCTGCATAACTGGCAGTGGTTGTTCCTGGTAGAGGCAATACCTTCATTCTTGTTGGCCTTTGTGGTGCTGCGTTATCTCGATAATGACGTGAAATCGGCGAAGTGGTTATCGAATGATGAGAAAGCGTTAATCGAGCAGGATCTGCAAAAAGACCAGCTTGATAAAGTCGCTGCCAATGCGGGAATGCCGCAACATAGTTTATCTGCGATGTTCCGTAATCGCTTCGTCTGGTTATTGGCGCTGATTTTCTTCAGCTTCAACATTGGCTATTACGGCATTAATTTCTGGCTTCCGTCGATTATCAAAAGCTCTGGCGTACAGGATGATTTTGCCATCGGCCTACTGGCAGCAGTGCCTTATATCTTCGGTGCGGCCTGTATGTTATGGAACAGCCGCCACTCTGATCTGAAACAGGAACGTCGCTGGCACATTGCGATTCCAGCAATAGTGGGCGCAATTGGTCTGACATTGAGTGCGCTGAATGAAGGTTCCACATTCTGGATGATGGCGTGGATTTGCGTTGCCATGTCCGGCACGTTATCTCTGATTCCCACCTATATCAGCCTGCCGGGGACGTTGCTTTCTGGTACGGCAGCGGCGGCAGGCATCGCGTTAGTGAACTCTATCGGTAACCTGGCCGGTTTCTTTGGGCCAACCGTGCTTGGCTGGTTGAAAGACACCACCGGCAGCACCAGCAGCGGGCTGTATATCCTGGCAGGATTTTTGGTTCTCTGCGCTCCGCTTATTTTCCTCATCCCGGCACGATTGATTAACCCTCGCGATCGCCAGGCATCGAAACCGATAGAAAACAATGTATTAACGAAAAGAGGTCATATATGA
- a CDS encoding FadR/GntR family transcriptional regulator — protein MTTSLATISETITRDLAMKIIRGTLSDGDMLPGENELAVQYSASRTSVRNALHVLSAKGLLSIQAKRRSTVNPRELWSFLDTDVLGWMEEVGISPDVAEQLVVTRLMFEPNAAVLAAANATARDLAAMEDAWTLMSRGQQQDQVTLFEEGDLAFHTALLKSCHNPFLMSIGNALSAAMMLSFKQTQESSVRETEHAVEQHRLLLEAIRLRQGVKARECMRDIILSAANRHLWTTLPEKYTHLI, from the coding sequence ATGACCACCTCCCTGGCCACCATCTCTGAAACGATCACCCGCGATCTGGCGATGAAAATCATCCGTGGAACATTGAGCGATGGGGATATGCTCCCCGGTGAAAATGAGCTTGCCGTGCAATATTCCGCATCACGTACGTCCGTGCGAAACGCGTTGCATGTCCTGTCGGCAAAAGGTTTGCTATCCATCCAGGCTAAACGGCGCAGTACAGTCAACCCGCGCGAACTCTGGAGCTTTTTGGATACGGATGTGCTGGGCTGGATGGAAGAAGTGGGGATCTCACCCGATGTGGCGGAGCAACTGGTGGTAACGCGCCTGATGTTTGAGCCTAACGCCGCCGTTCTGGCCGCCGCAAACGCGACAGCTCGCGATTTGGCCGCCATGGAAGATGCCTGGACGCTGATGTCGCGCGGACAACAGCAGGATCAGGTAACACTCTTTGAGGAAGGCGATTTAGCCTTTCACACCGCACTGCTAAAGTCCTGTCATAACCCATTTTTGATGTCGATTGGCAACGCACTCTCAGCGGCCATGATGCTGTCGTTTAAACAGACACAGGAATCATCAGTACGGGAAACTGAGCATGCTGTTGAGCAGCATCGTCTACTACTGGAAGCCATACGGCTGCGTCAAGGGGTTAAGGCGCGGGAATGTATGCGCGATATCATTCTCAGCGCGGCAAACCGCCATCTGTGGACCACGCTGCCGGAAAAATATACACATCTCATTTAA
- a CDS encoding 4Fe-4S dicluster domain-containing protein, which yields MSFTRRKFVIGMGTVIFFTGPGQNLLASTRSPKDVNYVMIHDESRCNGCNICARACRKTNHVPAQGSRLSIAHIPVSDNDNETLYHYFRQSCQHCDDAPCIEVCPTGASWRDENGIVRVDTSACIGCSYCIGACPYQVRYLNPQTKVADKCDFCAESRLAKGFPPICVNACPEHALIFGREDSPEIQTWLRENKYYEYQLAGAGKPHLYRRFGQHLIKKENV from the coding sequence ATGTCCTTCACCAGACGAAAATTTGTCATTGGCATGGGGACGGTGATTTTTTTTACCGGCCCAGGTCAAAATCTGTTAGCGAGTACCCGGAGCCCTAAAGACGTTAATTACGTCATGATTCACGACGAATCACGGTGTAACGGGTGCAATATCTGCGCCCGCGCATGCAGGAAAACCAACCATGTCCCTGCCCAGGGCAGTCGTTTGTCGATAGCCCATATTCCGGTTTCAGATAACGACAACGAAACGCTGTATCACTACTTCCGTCAGTCTTGTCAGCATTGTGATGATGCGCCCTGTATTGAGGTGTGTCCCACCGGTGCCTCATGGCGAGATGAGAATGGTATTGTGCGGGTGGACACGTCTGCCTGCATCGGCTGTAGTTACTGTATTGGCGCGTGTCCGTATCAAGTGCGCTATCTCAACCCGCAGACCAAAGTGGCAGATAAATGCGATTTCTGCGCTGAATCACGCCTGGCGAAAGGTTTCCCACCAATCTGTGTTAACGCCTGTCCGGAACATGCGCTGATTTTTGGTCGTGAAGATAGCCCGGAAATTCAGACCTGGTTGCGCGAGAACAAGTATTACGAATATCAACTTGCAGGTGCCGGGAAACCCCATTTGTATCGTCGGTTCGGTCAACATTTGATTAAGAAGGAAAATGTATGA
- a CDS encoding amino acid ABC transporter ATP-binding protein yields MLSALFHRSAASAADFSHLRQASVELRNVIKQYDAHTVLNGVNLSVEPGEVVTILGPSGSGKSTLIRLINQLESLSGGEIFIDGKPISQLRGAALRQLRSRIGFVFQQFNLYAHLTALSNIALALEYVHGWNKTEAEHRALELLEKVGLAEKANAYAAQLSGGQQQRVAIARALASSPQIILFDEPTSALDPEMIGEVLQVMKNLAHSGITMIVVTHEMHFAREIADRVVFIDGGDILEVAAPEDFFTRPQHPRTQRFLKKVLDPLHQESSL; encoded by the coding sequence ATGCTCTCAGCCCTTTTTCATCGGTCCGCAGCTTCGGCTGCGGATTTTTCCCATTTGCGCCAGGCGAGCGTCGAACTGCGCAATGTGATTAAACAGTATGACGCTCACACCGTACTTAACGGCGTCAACCTGTCAGTTGAACCCGGTGAAGTGGTAACCATTCTGGGCCCTTCTGGCTCTGGAAAGTCCACTCTTATACGTCTTATCAACCAACTTGAGTCGCTCAGCGGAGGTGAAATTTTTATTGATGGCAAACCGATTAGTCAGCTGCGCGGAGCAGCATTACGTCAGTTACGCAGCCGAATCGGTTTCGTATTTCAGCAATTCAATCTCTATGCACATCTGACAGCGCTTTCGAACATCGCCCTGGCGCTGGAATATGTTCACGGCTGGAACAAGACGGAAGCGGAGCATCGGGCACTCGAGTTGCTGGAAAAAGTGGGGCTGGCTGAAAAAGCCAACGCCTATGCCGCGCAGTTGTCCGGTGGGCAGCAGCAGCGTGTGGCGATCGCCCGTGCGCTGGCCTCGTCGCCACAAATCATACTGTTCGATGAGCCAACCTCCGCGCTGGATCCGGAAATGATCGGCGAGGTATTACAGGTGATGAAAAACCTGGCCCACAGCGGCATCACCATGATTGTCGTGACCCATGAAATGCATTTCGCCCGTGAGATCGCCGATCGTGTGGTATTCATCGATGGCGGCGATATTCTTGAAGTAGCCGCGCCAGAGGATTTTTTCACCCGACCACAGCATCCGAGAACCCAGCGTTTCCTGAAAAAAGTGCTCGATCCGTTACACCAGGAGTCATCGCTATAA
- a CDS encoding 2-dehydro-3-deoxygalactonokinase — MKGEWVAIDWGTSNFRAWLLAGNAVLDKRSASCGLLHIEPGQFDATLKTLLGEWVADSSPMIVMAGMVGSQQGWYEVDYCPLPAGADSLLEQRKKFITSWGSEAWIVPGLCKSPSGDLPDVMRGEEIQLLGLSLLEGIDNFQAILPGTHSKHVRMQQKQIVDFSTYMTGELFHVLITHSLLGRALPDAAVDDNAFLRGVEISRRNAALSQLLFSARTLRLSGEISAESVGDYLSGLLIGSEFTTGNTGPVWLVGSAVLTRRYQLAANAFGIQTCCIDGDCCFIAGMQFLQQRLTEKQNGQC; from the coding sequence ATGAAAGGGGAATGGGTTGCAATCGACTGGGGGACCTCTAATTTCCGTGCGTGGTTATTGGCAGGGAATGCTGTGTTGGATAAACGCAGCGCCAGCTGCGGACTCCTCCATATCGAGCCGGGGCAGTTTGATGCGACGTTAAAGACGCTACTTGGTGAGTGGGTTGCTGATAGTTCGCCAATGATTGTGATGGCCGGAATGGTGGGGTCGCAGCAGGGCTGGTATGAGGTTGATTATTGTCCGTTACCTGCCGGTGCCGACAGTCTGCTCGAGCAGCGAAAAAAATTCATTACCTCGTGGGGCAGTGAAGCCTGGATTGTTCCTGGATTATGTAAATCACCCAGTGGTGATTTGCCGGATGTGATGCGTGGCGAAGAGATTCAGCTCCTGGGTCTGTCTTTACTGGAGGGAATCGATAATTTCCAGGCGATCCTTCCGGGCACACACAGCAAACACGTCCGGATGCAGCAGAAACAGATCGTTGATTTTTCGACATATATGACCGGCGAACTGTTCCACGTACTCATCACACACTCTTTGCTGGGACGTGCACTTCCAGACGCAGCGGTTGATGACAACGCATTTCTGCGCGGAGTCGAAATTTCCCGACGCAACGCTGCGCTAAGCCAACTCCTTTTCTCCGCCCGAACGCTACGCCTTTCGGGCGAAATATCTGCTGAATCAGTAGGTGATTACCTCTCCGGCTTATTGATCGGATCGGAATTTACCACTGGCAACACCGGCCCTGTTTGGCTGGTGGGCAGCGCGGTCTTAACGCGCCGCTATCAGCTGGCTGCCAATGCATTTGGCATTCAGACATGCTGCATCGATGGCGATTGTTGTTTTATTGCTGGTATGCAGTTCCTTCAACAACGGCTAACTGAGAAACAAAATGGACAGTGTTGA